The genomic window AGAATTGCCCGCTCGCGAGGTACTGCTCGGCGCGGGCGCGGTCCGGCTTCTCGACGAATCGCTTGGCGACGACGACGTCATCGGCGACACGGTCCGTCGACGCTTCAATGTAGCCGTAGCCGGTTTCCGGTCGCGTGGGGACGATGCCGATGGTGGTCAAGTAGCCGGCGCGAGCCCCGGCGAGGGCGCGTTCGACGGTCGCGCGAAACGCACCTTCGTCGGTGATCGTTTGGTCGCTCGGCAGGACGGCGATGAGCGCGTCGGGGTCAGAGCGCGCGATAACGGCCGTGGCCCAGCCGATGCAGGGCGCGGTGTTACGCGGCACCGGCTCGGCGAGAAGTTGCTGCCGCGGCACCAAAGGAACGGCGTCGGCTGTGGCATCAAGGAGGTGCGCGCCCGTCGCGATGAAGACGTGGCTCGGCTCGATCAGCGGCGACAGGCGCCGGACCGTGGCCGCCAAGAGCGGTTCGTTGGGGTCGGAGCCGAGGGGAAGCAGTTGCTTGGGCCTGTGAACGCGAGAGGCGGGCCAGAAGCGGGTGCCGGCCCCGCCAGCCATGATGACGGCGTAGACTTTGGACATCGGTCCCTGAAGGTACCACGCACGCTTCGCCAGAATTTCGCCTCGTTCGCGGCACGGGGCTATACCGATCACTCCTCATGAGATCGGGCGTCACCGTCTCTTCATCAGCGCGCTTGCCGCTCCTCTTGCGACTCCTTGCTCTCGTGCTCGCCGCGGCGGTATTTCCCGCCTGCGAGCCCCTCGCGCCACTGTCGCTCTTGACGTTGCGCGAGGTCTCGCCTGGCGAGGTCGAGGTCGGCGAGCGCATCGAGTTGCGGGGGGTCGGCTTCCCTCAGGGAAAGACCGCACAGGTCACGTTCGAGGGGACCCTTCATCGCGCCGGCATGGCGCCCCAGAAGGGCTTCTCGGTTCGTGCCCCGGGTGTGGTGACCGCGGAGGGCATGATCGAGGTTCACTACGATCGACACCTCGAGGCGCTCTTCTGCGGGCCCGAGGGAAGGGCGGCTCACACGACCTTCCGTGGCGACGTGACGGTGGCCTTCGCGGCCAAGACCCAAGGCGCGCCCCCGGCCGCCGCGTCGCTCGCCAACGTCGTGTTGGATCTCCGGCCTCCGCCAGGCGAGCCCGCCCGCGTCGAACGGGCGCGGGCCGATGGCGCCGCGGTGCTTCGCGCCATCGGGGTCTCCGTGGCCGCGCCCCAGGGTGCCCAACGAGGGTTGACCGTTGCCGAAGTAGGAGATGGCTCAGCCGCCGCTCTTGCAGGGCTGAGCGTTGGCGACGTCTTGTCGAGCTTCGATGGGCTCGTCGTCAAGGGCCCAGCCGACCTGGCTCCGCCGCGCGGAGCCCAAAGGGCGAGGCTCGGTGTTCGGAGGAGCACCGAAGCCAACGAGATCTTCCTCGACGTCGCGTTGCACGGCTTTCGGGCGCAGGTATCGCCTGGCGCCGTCTTGATGATGGTTTGCCTCGCGGCGGCGTCGGGCCTTTGGCTCGTCGCCTCGCCGTCGCCTCTCCTTCTGTTCGTCGTGCGCCGCTGGCGCGCGCGCCGCCTCGCGACGCGCCCACATCATCGCCTCGCGGCGATTCTCGCCGTGCCGCTCACCGTCGCCGTCCCCATCCTGTTGCGCGCGCTCTGGGGCACGGAGCCGGAGCTCTGGATCGCCGCCGTAAGCACGCTCGCCGCGTCCGTCATGGTGCACGGACTCCTCGGTGACGGCGGCGTTCGCGCAGCGCTGAGCCGCGTCCTCCTGACGACGCTCACGCTCCTTCCTGCGACCACGGTCATCTTGGCGAAGGCCGTTTCGACAGGGGCGACGCGCCTCTCCGAGGCGAGCCATGTTCAGGGCGGTGTGCCGTGGACCTTCGCCGCAACGAGCAGCGTCTCAGCCTTCTTCATGTTCGCCGCGGGCGTCCTCTCGCTGGCCCTCGCCGACGACACGGCCGCCGGCTACGGCCGTTCCGCACGCGTTCGCCACATGGTCTCCGACGCAACGACCGCCGTCATGGCGAGCCTGCTCGTGGTCACCATGCTTGGGGGGACCGAATCTCCCTTCGAAGCCGCAGCCGGTCGCGAGCTCATCGGAGCCGCCGTGTTCCTCGCAAAGGCGGGCGCGCTCACCGGGGCGCTCCTCTTCATCCGCACCGCGCTTCCGGAGGTCTCTCGCCGTACGAGGTTCGTCGTCGCGACGGGGTCGCTCTTGGGCGCGGCCGCAGCGACCTGGCTCGAACCCTTGGAGCTGCGCCTCGCTCCGCCCGACGGCAGCGTCATCCCCTTGCTCCTCACCGCGCTCCTTGGCATTGGCGTCGCGCGCGCCGCCGTTGTCGCGTGGCGCATGCGCAAGGACCCCGGTCAGCAGCCGCGGCTCGACCCCTTCGCGTAGCCGGACGGCGCGGGACGCAGACGGTTGGCGGTTCTCCGCCTCCTCAGTGAAGGTCTTCTCCCAACGAACTTCCTCGGCGAACCTTGATGTCGTCGAGGCGACCGCCGAGCCGCACCGCCAACGCAACGGCCACGACGGACAGCGCAAAAGTCACGTAGAGGGGCCATTCGAAGGTGAATTGAAGCGGCAAGAGCCGACTCTTGGGCGGCCGGAGCAAGAGCACCAGGGTCGTGACGGCGGGAACCGCGCTCAAGAAGCCCGCGGCGACGCGCGCGGTCCGCAATTGCCAGATGGTGCGCCGACTGAGCACCGTGGGGATGAGGACGACCCACGCGGCGAGCGCCATCCAGACCCAAACGAGGCGTCGCGCGAGGTCGAAGCCGCTCAGGTCCACTGTGTCGGGCAACGTCACGTGGATCCACGGCATGAAGAAGAGCGGCATTCCCAGGGCGCCTAAGACGCCCAAGGCTCCGCGACCGCGCCCCAAGTAGAGGCGTGGCAGGACCTCGTTCTCTGGCGCCACCGGGATCTCCTCGGCGAGCACGTCGTGGGACGGGCCCAGCTTCTCCAGCGGAGAAAGTTCCACGCCGCAAACGGGGCACGCGGTCTCCTCCCCCTCCTGGAAGAGCTCTCGGCAAAAAGGACAAGCGATGAGACCCAAAGAGACCCCTGGCGCGACGCGTGCGACACGCGCGCTGCGTGCGTAAGAGTAGCCCATCCCATGATCGACAGGCAGAACACCCCAGAGTTCCCGTACGCTCCGGTCATGGTCCGCCCTGCCCGCCTCACGGACGACGATGTCGCCGAATGGTTGTCGACCCGCACCGCTTGGGCGCGCACCGGCGGAGCACTCGTTCGAACCGTCTCGTTCGCGGATTTTGCCGCCGCGTTGGCCTTCACGGTGCAGGTGGGCTGCCGCGCCGAAAAACGCGACCACCACCCCGACGTAGCGCTCTCTTACGGCAAGGCGCGAGTCCTCTGGACGACCCACGACGCGGGAGGAATCACCGCGCTGGACCTCGAGCTTGCGGCAGCCTGCGACGGGATCTATGACGCAGGCCAGCCGAGGGAATCGTAAACGACCCACTCGGTCGGCTCGCAACAAGGACGAGAGTCGTGGGTGAGGAAGACTTCACGAAGGCGCGCGAGGCGCTAGCGGAAACGCTGAGAGGCATCGTCGGCGAAGTGGCCCTTCCACGTTTCGCCGAGGCGCTGACGCACCCGAGCTACTCCAACGAGACGGGGGCGCCCGACAACCAGCGGCTGGAGTTCTTGGGCGACTCCGTGTTGGGCCTCTGCGTAAGCGAGATGCTCCTTGAAGCGCACCCGACCGCCGACGAGGGAACGTTGACGCGCATGCGAGCCGCCCTCGTCAACGCCGACGCGCTCGCTCGCTGGGGCCGCAGCGTCAGCCTCGGTGACGCGCTCGCGCTGGGTCGCGGCGCGCGCGCCAGCGGTGACCGCGACCAAACCAACGTCATCGCCGACGCGGTGGAAGCCCTCGTCGCGGCGTTCTACGAAGCCGCAGGCCACGACGCCGCGAGACGCCTCGTGGCGGAGGTCATCCGCGAGCCGCTCGCCGACGCCGCCCGTCTCATGGGACGGGACCCGAAGAGCGCGCTCCAAGAGCGAGTGCAAGCGTACGGGCTTCCGGCGCCGGTCTACCGCGTGCAGGGTTCGAGCGGGCCGAAACACGAGCCGACCTTTCAGGTCGAGGCGATGGTCGGCGATCGCCTCATCGCGCAAGGCGAGGGTCGCTCGAAGCGCATCGCCGAGCGCGCCGCGGCGGAGGCGGCGCTGGAGCTCGACGACGCGGAGCTCCGGACGCGCCTTCCGAGGCCCTCCCGCCTCCCGCCCGCTTGATGGCGGCGCCCGCTACTTCGCGAGCGGCAGGGACTTCGGGCTGTCGAGGAAAGACGGCAGGTCGGTCGCGCGGACAAGCTCGGCGTCGAGCGGCCCCACGCGCGCCTTCTTCAAGTCCGAAACGAGCGCCTTGGTCGCCTGATCGGACGCGCGCCGTGCGAGCGCGTGGCGAATCTGCGGCTCCACCTCTGAGAGCGGCTTCCGAAGAGCTTTCACGGTTCCACGACGCCACACGACGGAGAAGTGAGCGCCATCGGCCACCGGTGACGGCACGAGCTCGCCATCCTTGACCGACTTTGCGGCAGAAACGACCGTCGGCTCCACGCGCAAGCCGGCCTCGTTGGAGATTCCGTCGTCGCTCAAGAAGCCAACGTTGCCGCCGCGGAGGTTCGTCGCCTTGTCGAGGCTCTTGTCGCGCGCGAGGGCCGAGAAGCCGGAGACGGTGAGATCCTTCTTGGCGGCCTCGAGCACCGACTGCGCCTCGGCCCGGGTCGCCAAGACGATGCGCCAAACGAGCACTCGCTCCGAGGCTTCGTATTGTTCGCGATGCTCATCGTAATAGCGCTTCACGTCGGCCGCGGCGACGCGCTCTGGGGTGGCCGACGCAGCGCGAACGGCCCGCAACGTGGCATTGGCTCGCGTGCGTTCCACGAGGGCCTCGGTCCGCGGGCCCTTGCCGTGAGACCCCGCCTCACCGGCGGCGGTCAGCAGCATCTCGGGAATGACCACCGTCTCGAGAAACTTCTTCTTGGCGGCGAGCGGCGTGGCGCCGAACTCGAGCAGTTGAAAGCGGGGCACGGCGCTCAGCCGATCCTCGAGCTCGCCAACGGAGAGCGTCTTCGCGCCGACACGAGCGACGACGGCGGCGCGGCGGGTCGCCTCTTCTTGGACGGAGGCATCGGCTCGCCCGGTGCGTGCGTGAAAGAGCAGCGTCACCACCGAGACGGCGCGTAGCACCGCTGCGAGCCTGCCAGGCGTGCCTAGCCACCGCGCCATCATGCGCGCCGGGCCCGACTGCGCACGCCGCCGCCATCGAGGACGCCAGCGTCGCGGAGCACGTCGTCGCCGATCCCAACGAAGCGATATGCTTCGGGCCGAAAGCCGTACGCCTTGTGGAGACGACTAACGACGTCGGTGACGAGCTCCGGCGCCACGCCGAGCTTGCGGACCTTGGCCACCTTCCGGATGGCGCCCACGGTCTCACCGAGCTCGAGCAGCTCCTGGACACGCGTCAAGACGTCAAGCGGCTTGAGCTCG from Myxococcales bacterium includes these protein-coding regions:
- a CDS encoding mannose-1-phosphate guanylyltransferase, with amino-acid sequence MSKVYAVIMAGGAGTRFWPASRVHRPKQLLPLGSDPNEPLLAATVRRLSPLIEPSHVFIATGAHLLDATADAVPLVPRQQLLAEPVPRNTAPCIGWATAVIARSDPDALIAVLPSDQTITDEGAFRATVERALAGARAGYLTTIGIVPTRPETGYGYIEASTDRVADDVVVAKRFVEKPDRARAEQYLASGQFLWNAGMFFFRAKDMLSVIAENLPPLADGLRKLDAAALRGAEAEELARLFPGFPAVSIDHGVMERAPRVAVVRGDFGWNDVGSWESAWELSRRDEHGNAAPEGAILVDAKGNLIRTMSSHHGKVIALVGVNDLVVVDTDDALLVMPRERAQDVRAVVDALKGRGDTAKI
- a CDS encoding 4a-hydroxytetrahydrobiopterin dehydratase, translating into MVRPARLTDDDVAEWLSTRTAWARTGGALVRTVSFADFAAALAFTVQVGCRAEKRDHHPDVALSYGKARVLWTTHDAGGITALDLELAAACDGIYDAGQPRES
- the rnc gene encoding ribonuclease III, translated to MGEEDFTKAREALAETLRGIVGEVALPRFAEALTHPSYSNETGAPDNQRLEFLGDSVLGLCVSEMLLEAHPTADEGTLTRMRAALVNADALARWGRSVSLGDALALGRGARASGDRDQTNVIADAVEALVAAFYEAAGHDAARRLVAEVIREPLADAARLMGRDPKSALQERVQAYGLPAPVYRVQGSSGPKHEPTFQVEAMVGDRLIAQGEGRSKRIAERAAAEAALELDDAELRTRLPRPSRLPPA
- a CDS encoding peptidyl-prolyl cis-trans isomerase, which codes for MLRAVSVVTLLFHARTGRADASVQEEATRRAAVVARVGAKTLSVGELEDRLSAVPRFQLLEFGATPLAAKKKFLETVVIPEMLLTAAGEAGSHGKGPRTEALVERTRANATLRAVRAASATPERVAAADVKRYYDEHREQYEASERVLVWRIVLATRAEAQSVLEAAKKDLTVSGFSALARDKSLDKATNLRGGNVGFLSDDGISNEAGLRVEPTVVSAAKSVKDGELVPSPVADGAHFSVVWRRGTVKALRKPLSEVEPQIRHALARRASDQATKALVSDLKKARVGPLDAELVRATDLPSFLDSPKSLPLAK